Sequence from the Pontibacter pudoricolor genome:
GCTTCGTTAAAGAACCTGGAAAAGTCACGGTAATGCACCGATTCAACAAACTGGTTAAATTCATCCTGCGCTTTTTTGGAAAAACGGATAAGTTCGTATACCTGGTAGATCAGCAAAGGGATCAGAAATACCAGCACCTCAGCCCAGCCATTTACCACAACTATAGCCGGAGCACTAAGCGTGAGCAAAAGCAGGAGAACCCGTAGGGTAAGCCGACCTTCAAATGTCTTAAATGTCATATTTGCCTAACCGTCGGTATAATGCGGTGCGTGTAATGCCTAGCTCTTTGGCTGCTTTGGTAAGGTTGCCATGATGCTTCTCGAGAACGCGGTTTATAGTTGCTTTTTCAAGTTCTCCGAGGTTAGACTGAAGTACAGCTGGCTCAGGTGCAGGAGCACGTTCTATAGGCGAGAACAGGATGTCGTCGGCTTCCAGAACGGGACTATCAGCCATTATTATGGCCCGCTCAATGGCGTATTGCAGCTCGCGCACGTTGCCCGGGTAATGGTAGTTCATCAGTTTATCTATAGCTGACCTGGAGAGGTCTGGCACGGAGCGCATATACTTGGTAGCATATACTTCCATAAAGTGCTTCGCCAACAGAATAATATCATTGCCACGCTTGCGCAGGGGAGGCACCATGATCTCTACCGTGTTAATGCGGTACACCAGGTCTTTCCGGAACCGTGACTCGTTGGCCAGTTCACTCAGAGGTACGTTTGTAGCGCAAAGCAACCGCACATCTATATTAATTGGCTCGTTTGAACCCAGCCGTATTACCTGCCTGTTTTGTAGCACACTGAGTAATTTGGCCTGCTGGTGCAACGAAATATTGCCTATCTCATCCAGGAAAATAGTACCGCCATCTGCAGCTTCAAACCGGCCGGCGCGGTCTTCGCGGGCGTCGGTAAAGGCCCCTTTCTTATGGCCAAACAACTCACTCTCAAACAACGATTCCGTAAGTGCGCCCACATCCACTTTTACAAAAGGCTTATCTTTTCGGGTAGAGTGTTGTTGTATGGCTTTTGCAATAAGCTCCTTGCCGGTGCCGTTTTCGCCCAGTATAAGGATGTTGGCATCTGTCGGAGCTACTTTTCTGATCTTGAGCAGGATATCCTGCATCACTTCTGATTCGCCGAGTAGCTCAGGGCCGGTAAGTGTTTTATCTATCGTTTGGGATGATGCCTTTTTAGCGGCGCCTTTGCTGGCAACTGCTTCTGTTATAATGCTCAGTAACTTCTCATTGTGCCAGGGCTTTACCACAAAATCGAGGGCGCCTTCTTTTAAAGAACGGATTGCCAGGTCTATGTCGCCGTAGGCAGTTATCATGATCACGGCAGTCTGCGGGTGGAGCTCTTTTATCTTCTTCAGCCAATATAATCCTTCGTTGCCGGTATTCAGGGCACTCTTATAGTTCATGTCCAGCAGCACCACATCAAAAGCATAGGCACTCAGCAGCGACTGTATCTGCTCCGGGTTCTTCTCTGTGATGATCTCCTTTACCTGGGGCTTTAACAACATCCGCACCGCTGTCAGCACATCAGTATCATCATCAACTACAAGTACAGAGGCTTTTGATAATTGCATACATTAAATGATATAACAGCTAAATAAACTATAATTATGCCACTTATACAACCACCTGATTCTGAACCGGTTTTACAGGTTTGGGCAGCAAAGGGGTGTGCGAATTCGCACGGTCAGCGCACGATTCTGCACATAGTCGGCGATGTTGTTTTGGTAATTTGTTGATTTACAGCAATATATTGTTTTGGCATCCGGTGTGTACAATGGCAGAAGAACTCCACTACAAGATAAAACTATAACGCATTACCGGACAGCTAACCCACACTACCATGTTCAGAAACTACTTCACAACTGCCTACCGTAACCTGTTTCGCCACAAAGGCTTTACGTTTATAAATATTGCAGGGCTGGCACTTGGCCTTACAGCCTGCCTGCTTATCGGCTTATTTGTGCACGATGAACTTCAGTACGACAAGTTTCTGCCTCAAGGGGAAAGGATATACCGCCTCTACAACGACCGGACTGCTGAAGAGGCCGGGGGTATGATCACACCTGTACCTCCTGTTTTTGCCACCACCCTGGAGCAGAGTATTCCGGAGGTTGAAGAAACTGTACGCATACTTATGCTGCCGATGGATGCCAACAACCTGGTAGAAGCCGGGGATAAGATAATTTATGAGAAAGGGAGAACGTTTGCAGACCCTTCTTTCTTTGAAGTATTTCAGCTCCCGTTTAAGTATGGTTCTCCTGAAAAAGCGCTCGATGACCCAAGCTCCATAGTGGTCTCAGATAAGTTTGCTGAAAGAGTGTTCGGCAACACAGATCCGGTAGGGAAAGAGGTGACGGTAAACAAGATAGGTTACATCGTAAAAGGTGTTTTTATCAGCAACGACAAGTTCCACTTTCCGGTAAATTTTGTATTGCCGATGGAAGCAGCCGAATTACCTGCCGATAGAATGAAGAACTGGGGCTGGCAACAATTTTATACCTATGTAAAGTTAAAAGATGGAGCCGACGCCGCCTTTGTACAGAAGAAGTTCAGCAAAATTGTAAGCGCCCAGATAGACGACGAAACTAACAAGCCATTCGGGTACAAGCCCATTTTTCAACCACTAAGCGAAGTATACCTGCACTCTGCAAGTTTTAAGTATGACCAGGCGCTGAGAGGCAACATCAGATACGTTAAATCGCTGAGCATAATCGCCATATTTATACTGCTGATCGCCTGCTTTAACTTCGTTAACCTGGCTACGGCCAAATCGATGCAGCGCGCGAAGGAAGTAGGTGTTCGCAAAGCTATAGGTGCCAGCCGCGGCCAGCTGGTGCTACAGTTCCTGGGCGAGACCGTTATTCTTACCCTTATCAGTGTTATTTTTTCAGCGGCGCTTACATCGCTGGTGCTCCCTGGCCTGAACCTTTTTACGGGCAAACAGATGCGCTTTAATGTATTTCAGGATCCCTATTTACTCCTGATATTGGTTATGCTAACTATAGTTGTAGGGGTGCTGGCAGGGCTTTATCCGGCATTGGTGCTCTCAGGTTTTAAGCCGGTAAAAGTATTGAAAAGTGCTGTAGTGGTAGACAGTAAAATCGGGAGGATACAGTGGCTGCGGCATGGGTTGATAGTGGTGCAGTTTGCCTTGTCTATATTCCTGATTATCTGCGCAACTATAGTTTACCGCCAGGTGTCGTACCTGCACAGCAAAGACCTCGGTTTTAATAAAGAGCAGATCATGTTTTTCCAGATGCGCGGAGATAATATGTTCCAGAACTACCAGACCTTTAAAAATGAACTGCAGAAAGCGCCCGGTGTTAAAAGTGCTTCGATCGGGTATGGTTTTCCGGGGGATGCCACAGCCGGAGACCGCATTATAGTACCAAAGAACGGCGAAAGAGAACACCATGGCGTGACGCAGCTTATGGTAGACTTTGACTACATAAAAACCCTGGATGTAAAACTGGTAGCGGGCAGAGCCTTTTCTGAAAAGTATAAAACAGATGCTGATCATGCTTTCATGATAAACGAGACTGCAGTAAAAGAGCTGGGCTATGGTACGCCTGAAAATGCACTGGGCAAAACACTTATCTGGCCCATCTGGAACGATGTAAACCCGGACTCCCTGAAAGAAGGTAAAATTATAGGAGTGGTAAAAGACTTTCATTTTAAAAGCCTTTATGATAAGGTAGACCCAACGGTACTCCAGGTCTTTCCGGGTGCAAACGTAAAGGTGGCAGTTAAAATAGATGGGGCCAATACAGCAAATACTATTAATGAGGTAGAAAAAGTATGGGCTAAGTTTTCTCCTGATTATCCGCTGGAGTACATTTTTATGGATGAGAATTACGAGAAAATGTACAAAGCGGAGGACAAGCTGAAAACCCTGCTCTGGATATTTACCGGCCTGGCAATATTTGTGGCTTGCATGGGTTTGTTCGGCCTTGCTGCTTATGCCGCCGAACGGCGCAAAAAAGAAATTGGTATCCGGAAAGTACTGGGCGCGGACAACAGTTCTATAGTTGCCCTGCTCTCCAGGGAGTTCCTGTTCCTGGTTGTCTTGGCAGCTCTTGTAGCTTTCCCGCTGGCCTGGTACGCGATGCATAAATGGCTGGAAGACTTTGCCTACAGAATTGATATAAGCCTGTGGGTATTTTTAGTGGCAGGCATAGTGGCAGCCCTGATCGCTTTTTTAACAATAAGCTACCAGGCACTAAAAGCAGCCAGGGTAAACCCTATCCTGAATTTAAGGTTTGATTAAATCTGATTGCGCCGATTTGCGACAGTCACTAATTCAAAACTATAGCCCGCTCAATAATCTCTTGTGCGGGCTATAGTCGTTTTTGCACTGCGTATACAGTTTTAGAACTGTGTATACAACTATAGGCACGGCAACTATAAGTGGAATTAGTTTACCCTGCTTCGTAACTTTAAAGAAATATTCCGTTTATATTTCCTGAAACATACTATCGTTTATGGCCGAGTTGCTCTTACAATCTATCCGCGAAAAAGTATCTGCAACCGATGAAGAACTTCTTATCTGCAAGAGTTTTTTCACCCCTAAAAAATTAAAAAAGAAGCAGTTCCTTTTACAGGAAGGTGACGTCTGCAACAGGATGACATTTGTAGAGTCGGGTGCGCTCTTTTCATATTCAACCAGTGCCAAAGGTACGCAGAACGTGATACAGGTTGCTTTTGAAGGATGGTGGATTTCGGATCTGTATAGTTTCTTTACGCAGGAACCCTCAACACTGAACATCGAAGTGCTGGAAGATGCGGAGCTGTTAATGATTGACAGGGAGCAGCATGAACACCTGTTAGCACGAGTGCCCAAATACGAAACCTACATCCGTTTACTTTACCAGAATGCCTACATTGCTTTGCAGCGCCGGGTAGAAAGTACGCTCGGACTCACTGCCGAAGAAAAGTATGTCCGCCTGCTGGAGCAGTACCCAACTATACTTCAGCGCATGCCCCTTCATCTCGTCGCCTCTTATTTGGGCGTAACCCCCGAAACCCTCAGCCGCATCCGAAAACAGATCTCCCTCTGACCTGCTTGACAAAGATCAAGTCAATTTCTTATCATATGTCATTCCGGGGCTGATTTTAGAGCCGTAATTTTGTATGTATATCGCATAGCTATAGTTTGTGTGATCTCAACACAGAATTAATAATCAGGACTGAAAACATGCAACGGAAGCAGTTCATTAAAACACTTGTAACAGGAGTAGTAGGTATGACCACATTAACCGCATTTAACAAATTTACAGATAGCCTTGGCGAGCAGGAACAACTGATGCCCGTACTGTTTATGGGGCACGGCTCACCTATGAATGGCATTTTAGATAACGAATTCAGCCAGAAATGGAAGAAGCTAGCCGGCGAGATACCGACACCTAAAGCAGTGCTGGTAATCTCGGCGCACTGGCTTAGCAAGGGCACCCGCATTACAGCAATGGATTTTCCGCAAACCATCCACGATTTTGGCGGCTTCCCGCAGGAGCTGTTCAATGTGCAGTACAACGCCCCGGGCAATCCGGAGCTGGCGAAAGAAACAGCTTCCATCATCAAATCCACTGCAGTAGAACTGGACCATGACTGGGGACTGGACCACGGCGCCTGGACCGTGATCCGACACATGTACCCTGAAGCCAACATACCGGTTTTGCAGCTAAGTATAGATTATACCAAAGGGCCGCAGTACCATTACGAACTGGCAAAAGAACTGACGAGCCTGCGTAAAAAAGGCGTGCTGATTATGGGTAGTGGTAACATGGTGCATAACCTGCGCATGGTAGCCTGGGACAAAATAAATGAACCGGAATATGGCTATGACTGGGCAAAGCAGATAAATACCACGTTTAAAGAACTGATCGGTAATGGCAGTCACGACAAGCTGATAAAATATGAGCAGCTGGGCAAAGAAGCCATGCTCGCCATCCCCACCCCGGAACATTACTGGCCACTGCTTTATACACTGGGTCTGAAAGGTACTAAGGATGATGTTTCGTTCTTTAACGACAAAGTAGTAGGCGGTTCGCTTACCATGACGTCGGTACTGATTGGGTAAAAGGGTGTATTGCTCTCTGCGTAACTATGAAGCTGTTTAGGGTTTCCTCCTATAGTATTACAACCTGCCGTTGTTGGTGTTTTCACCAACAACTATACTTTTACTAACAAGTACTTGCTGGTGAAAACACGCAGAAAGGGCATCTTGCATCGATTTTCTGAAAACTCTAAACTGGTTCTATATTAAACTATAAACTTATGGCTGCAACTATAGAAACTCCGGAAAACAACCTGAACAAGGATCTGGCACTGCGATATCTGATAAAACCGGCAACTATAACTACCGGAAAGCAGAAAGCGCTTATGCTGTTGCATGGTGTAGGCAGCAACGAGCAGGACCTGTTCAGTCTGGCGAAATATTTACCAACCAACTATACCGTTATTTCTCCCCGCGGCCCTTTTATACTTGGCGAAGGTCGTTTTGCGTGGTACCAGGTAGATTTTTCTTCGGGGAAGCCTGAAATTAATGTTGCCCAGGAAGCGCAGAGCAGAGAAATTATACGGGAGTTTATAGGTCAGGTAAAAGAAAAACATAAGCTGGATGAGGTTTACCTGGGTGGT
This genomic interval carries:
- a CDS encoding sigma-54-dependent transcriptional regulator; the protein is MQLSKASVLVVDDDTDVLTAVRMLLKPQVKEIITEKNPEQIQSLLSAYAFDVVLLDMNYKSALNTGNEGLYWLKKIKELHPQTAVIMITAYGDIDLAIRSLKEGALDFVVKPWHNEKLLSIITEAVASKGAAKKASSQTIDKTLTGPELLGESEVMQDILLKIRKVAPTDANILILGENGTGKELIAKAIQQHSTRKDKPFVKVDVGALTESLFESELFGHKKGAFTDAREDRAGRFEAADGGTIFLDEIGNISLHQQAKLLSVLQNRQVIRLGSNEPINIDVRLLCATNVPLSELANESRFRKDLVYRINTVEIMVPPLRKRGNDIILLAKHFMEVYATKYMRSVPDLSRSAIDKLMNYHYPGNVRELQYAIERAIIMADSPVLEADDILFSPIERAPAPEPAVLQSNLGELEKATINRVLEKHHGNLTKAAKELGITRTALYRRLGKYDI
- a CDS encoding ABC transporter permease — protein: MFRNYFTTAYRNLFRHKGFTFINIAGLALGLTACLLIGLFVHDELQYDKFLPQGERIYRLYNDRTAEEAGGMITPVPPVFATTLEQSIPEVEETVRILMLPMDANNLVEAGDKIIYEKGRTFADPSFFEVFQLPFKYGSPEKALDDPSSIVVSDKFAERVFGNTDPVGKEVTVNKIGYIVKGVFISNDKFHFPVNFVLPMEAAELPADRMKNWGWQQFYTYVKLKDGADAAFVQKKFSKIVSAQIDDETNKPFGYKPIFQPLSEVYLHSASFKYDQALRGNIRYVKSLSIIAIFILLIACFNFVNLATAKSMQRAKEVGVRKAIGASRGQLVLQFLGETVILTLISVIFSAALTSLVLPGLNLFTGKQMRFNVFQDPYLLLILVMLTIVVGVLAGLYPALVLSGFKPVKVLKSAVVVDSKIGRIQWLRHGLIVVQFALSIFLIICATIVYRQVSYLHSKDLGFNKEQIMFFQMRGDNMFQNYQTFKNELQKAPGVKSASIGYGFPGDATAGDRIIVPKNGEREHHGVTQLMVDFDYIKTLDVKLVAGRAFSEKYKTDADHAFMINETAVKELGYGTPENALGKTLIWPIWNDVNPDSLKEGKIIGVVKDFHFKSLYDKVDPTVLQVFPGANVKVAVKIDGANTANTINEVEKVWAKFSPDYPLEYIFMDENYEKMYKAEDKLKTLLWIFTGLAIFVACMGLFGLAAYAAERRKKEIGIRKVLGADNSSIVALLSREFLFLVVLAALVAFPLAWYAMHKWLEDFAYRIDISLWVFLVAGIVAALIAFLTISYQALKAARVNPILNLRFD
- a CDS encoding Crp/Fnr family transcriptional regulator, with the translated sequence MAELLLQSIREKVSATDEELLICKSFFTPKKLKKKQFLLQEGDVCNRMTFVESGALFSYSTSAKGTQNVIQVAFEGWWISDLYSFFTQEPSTLNIEVLEDAELLMIDREQHEHLLARVPKYETYIRLLYQNAYIALQRRVESTLGLTAEEKYVRLLEQYPTILQRMPLHLVASYLGVTPETLSRIRKQISL
- the ygiD gene encoding 4,5-DOPA-extradiol-dioxygenase, giving the protein MTTLTAFNKFTDSLGEQEQLMPVLFMGHGSPMNGILDNEFSQKWKKLAGEIPTPKAVLVISAHWLSKGTRITAMDFPQTIHDFGGFPQELFNVQYNAPGNPELAKETASIIKSTAVELDHDWGLDHGAWTVIRHMYPEANIPVLQLSIDYTKGPQYHYELAKELTSLRKKGVLIMGSGNMVHNLRMVAWDKINEPEYGYDWAKQINTTFKELIGNGSHDKLIKYEQLGKEAMLAIPTPEHYWPLLYTLGLKGTKDDVSFFNDKVVGGSLTMTSVLIG
- a CDS encoding alpha/beta hydrolase — its product is MAATIETPENNLNKDLALRYLIKPATITTGKQKALMLLHGVGSNEQDLFSLAKYLPTNYTVISPRGPFILGEGRFAWYQVDFSSGKPEINVAQEAQSREIIREFIGQVKEKHKLDEVYLGGFSQGAIMSYTIGLTQPELVAGVLAFSGRILQEIRPLVAEKALLKDLRVFIAHGTQDGTLPVHYAREAKTYLEDLGIKPSYHEFNAGHQITGEVLTAVSDWLKI